Within Flavobacterium pisciphilum, the genomic segment TGCTCAAAAAGCAATTTTAGATAGGATAGACGCTGAGTTTATTTCTTCGACTATTATTATTGGTAGTCTAGTTCAGGCAAATGGAATTTATTTGTATCTGAGTGTAGCTTTACCTAAAGTTTCAATTGATGGTATTAATGTGATTGCATTGTCGCCACAATCTCCACTAGGGGCTCATTTAATGGGGAACAAAGTTGGTTTTGAATTTGAAATCAATAAGACACATTATACTATCGAAAGTGTTTGTTAAGAGGGGAATTTTCTTTCACTTTTAAACTAAAACTAAGTAAAGAATTTAAAATTATAACTACAATGCTATTTTTTGCTTCTTTATTTTTTCATTTTTATTGTAAATTTTGATTTTTTGTTACAGATTATAACTGAAATGTTTGTTTGTGTTTTGTATTTGTAACTGTTATTGCATATTTGCCTTATCAAAACGAATAAAAAATATAAAAATATATAGTTATGTGTGGAATAGTATGTGCTTTTGATCTAAAGCAAAAAGCAGAAACGTTAAGACCTCAAGTATTAGAAATGTCTAAAATCATTCGCCACCGCGGACCAGATTGGAGTGGTATTTATAGTAATGATAAGGCAATTTTATCACATGAGCGTTTAGCAATTGTAGATCCAGCTTCTGGAAAACAACCCTTGTTTACAGAAGACAAGAAATTAGTTCTAGCTGCAAACGGTGAAATATATAACCACAGAGAATTACGCAAGCAATTTGAAGGAAAATACAACTTTCAGACTGAAAGCGATTGTGAAGTTATCTTGGCGCTTTATAAAGAGAAAGGACCACATTTTATAGATGAAATGAACGGTATTTTCGGATTTGCAATATACGATGTAGAAAAAGACGAGTACTTTATTGCCCGTGATCATATGGGAATTATTCCGTTATATATTGGATGGGACCAAGATGGAACTTTTTATGTAGCTTCAGAGTTGAAAGCATTAGAAGGATATTGTACGAAAATACAGTTATTTCCTCCAGGTCATTATATGACAAGTAAAGATGGTGAATTTGTGCAATGGTATAAAAGAGATTGGACAGAGTACGATGCCGTAAAAGATAATGAAACAAGTATTCCTGAAATCAAAAAAGCGCTTGAGGCAGCTGTTCATAGACAGTTAATGAGTGATGTGCCTTACGGAGTTTTATTATCTGGAGGTTTAGATTCTTCTATTACATCGGCAGTAGCTAAAAAGTATGCTCAAAAACGTATTGAATCAGATGATACTACAGATGCTTGGTATCCACAATTACACTCTTTTTCAGTAGGATTAGAAGGTTCGCCAGATTTAGCTGCAGCGCAAATCGTTGCTAAACATATCGGAACAATTCACCATGAAATCAAATTCACTATTCAAGAAGGGCTAGATGCTGTTCGTGATGTGATTTATAACTTAGAAACGTACGATGTAACTACAGTTAGAGCATCAACACCAATGTGGTTAATGGCGAGAGTTATTAAATCAATGGGAATTAAAATGGTATTGTCTGGAGAAGGTGCAGATGAGTTGTTTGGAGGGTATCTTTACTTTCATAAAGCGCCAAATGCAAAAGAATTTCATGAAGAAAACGTTCGTAAGTTGGGTAAACTGCATATGTATGATTGTTTACGTGCAAACAAAAGTTTGGCTGCTTGGGGGATAGAAGGACGTGTACCATTCTTGGATAAAGAATTTATGGATGTTGCCATGCGTATTAACCCACAAGATAAAATGATCAACAAAGAGCATCCAATGGAAAAATGGGTAGTTCGTAAAGCTTTTGAGGATATGCTTCCAGAAAGTGTTGCTTGGAGACAAAAAGAACAATTCTCAGATGGAGTAGGGTATAGTTGGATTGATACTTTGAAAGAAGTAGTAGCAAAAGAAGTTTCGGATGAGCAATTGGCGAATGCGAAATATAAATTCCCTTTACAGACCCCAACCTCTAAAGAAGAGTATTACTATCGTTCTATTTTTACAGAACATTTTCCAAGTGATGCAGCGGCTTTGTGTGTGCCTCAGGAAGCAAGTGTGGCTTGTAGTACTAAAATTGCTTTGGAGTGGGATGAAGCTTTCAAAAACATGAATGACCCTTCAGGAAGAGCGGTTGCAAGTGTTCATGATGATGCGTATGTTAAAGCATAAAGAAAATAAAATTATATTAAAGAAAGCGCTCTCAATCTTTGGGAACGTTTTCTTTTTTTAAAGTAAAAACTGATAATTTAGTGGTTAAAAGAGAATTTTTAGCCATATTTGTTATAGCAAAATTTTTAAAGTATTAAAAAGATATAGTTATGTGTGGAATATTAGCCATTATTGGAAAAGGAAAAGACCCGCAACTTGTAAAAGAACTTTCGAAAAGAATGTCACATCGTGGTCCAGATGAAAGTGATTTGCATGTAATGGAAAAAGGGCATATTATGAGTCATGAGCGTTTGTCGATTATAGATTTACATTCGGGAAAACAACCTATTCAAGGAACATCCTCTGCTTGGATGGTTCATAATGGCGAAATATACAACCACCAAGAATTGCGAAATGGCATTTTGAAAGCGCATACTTTTAGAACAAAATCAGATTCAGAAGTAATTGTTCATTTATACGAAGAGTTTGGTTATGATTTTTGTAACATGCTTGATGGAGACTGGGCTTTTGTGGTAATTGATGGAGATGATTTTATAGCAGGTAGAGATCCACTAGGTGTAAAACCTTTGTATTATGGTTTGGATGAAAGAGGAAGGATTTATTTTTCATCAGAAATGAAGTCTATTGCAGATCAATGTAAATCATTTTCTACATTTCCTCCAGGACACTATTATACACCTAAAACTGGTTTTGTAAAATATTACCAACCAGAATATGAAGATTATTTAAAAGCAGATCAGCATTTAGATTTAGCGTTAATCAGAGAAACTTTAACAGAGGCAACTCGTAAGCGTTTGATGAGTGACGTGCCAATTGGGGTATTACTTTCGGGGGGATTGGATTCATCATTAACTTCGGCAATAGCATCAAGATTATTGACAGAACGAGGCGAGAAATTGCATTCGTTTTCTATCGGATTGGATGTAGATGCACCAGATGCAATGGCTGCTAAAAAAGTAGCTGAGTTTTTAGGAACAGAGCATCATGAAGTGCATTTTACAATAGAACAGGGAATTGAAGTTCTTGATAAATTGATTTGGCATTTGGAGACTTATGATGTAACGTCAATTCGTGCAAGTACTCCAATGTATTTTCTGTCTAAGGCAATTGCAGATTTAGGAATAGGAATAAAAGTAGTGCTTTCGGGAGAAGGAGCAGATGAGATTTTTGGAGGGTATTTGTATTTTAGAAATGCTCCATCAGCTGAAGAATTTCAAAAAGAAACAATAGAAAGAGTTCAGAAATTATTTACTGCCGATTTATTAAGGGCAGATAAAGCTACAATGGCTCACGGATTAGAAACTAGAGTTCCGTTTTTAGACAAAACTTTCTTGGACGTGGCAGTTCGTGTCAAACCAGAAGAAAAACAGCCAAAAACGCACGAAGGAATAGAAAAACATATATTAAGAAAAGCGTTTGATACTCCAGATGATCCTTATTTGCCAGCAGAAGTGTTGTGGAGGCAAAAAGAGCAGTTCTCAGATGGAGTAGGGTACAATTGGATTGATCAATTAATAGAATATTGTTCATCTAAAGTTACAGATGAGGAATTGGCTGGAGCAGCAGTGGAGTTTCCTTATAACTCACCAAC encodes:
- a CDS encoding GreA/GreB family elongation factor, whose translation is MTFKQKIHTYYLQMVQDRIDVFKDMISALTEDSKNDAKGSAGDKHETALSMMHIEQEKLTNKLKEAIAQKAILDRIDAEFISSTIIIGSLVQANGIYLYLSVALPKVSIDGINVIALSPQSPLGAHLMGNKVGFEFEINKTHYTIESVC
- the asnB gene encoding asparagine synthase B, which codes for MCGIVCAFDLKQKAETLRPQVLEMSKIIRHRGPDWSGIYSNDKAILSHERLAIVDPASGKQPLFTEDKKLVLAANGEIYNHRELRKQFEGKYNFQTESDCEVILALYKEKGPHFIDEMNGIFGFAIYDVEKDEYFIARDHMGIIPLYIGWDQDGTFYVASELKALEGYCTKIQLFPPGHYMTSKDGEFVQWYKRDWTEYDAVKDNETSIPEIKKALEAAVHRQLMSDVPYGVLLSGGLDSSITSAVAKKYAQKRIESDDTTDAWYPQLHSFSVGLEGSPDLAAAQIVAKHIGTIHHEIKFTIQEGLDAVRDVIYNLETYDVTTVRASTPMWLMARVIKSMGIKMVLSGEGADELFGGYLYFHKAPNAKEFHEENVRKLGKLHMYDCLRANKSLAAWGIEGRVPFLDKEFMDVAMRINPQDKMINKEHPMEKWVVRKAFEDMLPESVAWRQKEQFSDGVGYSWIDTLKEVVAKEVSDEQLANAKYKFPLQTPTSKEEYYYRSIFTEHFPSDAAALCVPQEASVACSTKIALEWDEAFKNMNDPSGRAVASVHDDAYVKA
- the asnB gene encoding asparagine synthase B, producing MCGILAIIGKGKDPQLVKELSKRMSHRGPDESDLHVMEKGHIMSHERLSIIDLHSGKQPIQGTSSAWMVHNGEIYNHQELRNGILKAHTFRTKSDSEVIVHLYEEFGYDFCNMLDGDWAFVVIDGDDFIAGRDPLGVKPLYYGLDERGRIYFSSEMKSIADQCKSFSTFPPGHYYTPKTGFVKYYQPEYEDYLKADQHLDLALIRETLTEATRKRLMSDVPIGVLLSGGLDSSLTSAIASRLLTERGEKLHSFSIGLDVDAPDAMAAKKVAEFLGTEHHEVHFTIEQGIEVLDKLIWHLETYDVTSIRASTPMYFLSKAIADLGIGIKVVLSGEGADEIFGGYLYFRNAPSAEEFQKETIERVQKLFTADLLRADKATMAHGLETRVPFLDKTFLDVAVRVKPEEKQPKTHEGIEKHILRKAFDTPDDPYLPAEVLWRQKEQFSDGVGYNWIDQLIEYCSSKVTDEELAGAAVEFPYNSPTTKEAYLYRSIFHKFYPQVSAAQTVRKWIPKWQENQDPSGRANEAHVKADTEIAKSRVVVQ